A window of Mycolicibacterium madagascariense genomic DNA:
CGTCCAGGTGCGCCCCGACGGTTGGTCGGCGCGGTGCTCGCGCCATGGCGAGCGGGACTCCACCGATCAGGAACCCCAGCGATGAGCCTTCCGCACGCGCCCTCCGCACCCGCCGCTGACATCGAGGCGCCGCGACTCTCGTTGCGGCAGGCGGCGATTCGCGTCGTCGTCGGGTTGGCCCTGCTGGGCGCACTCCTCGGCGTGGTCTGGGCGTGGCTGGCGCCGCCGATCCAGGTCGTCGTGGCGCTGACCAAGAGCGGCGAGCGGGTGCAGGGCTACCTCGGCGACGATTCGGACTTCGTCTTCCTCGGCGCCTTCCTCATGACGGGTCTGCTGTTCGTGCTGGCGGTGTCCGCGGCCGTCGCGACGTGGCAGTGGCGGGCCCACCGCGGACCGGTCATGGTCGGCGCGCTGTCCCTCGGCGCCCTGGCCGCGGCGGGAGCGGCCGCCGGTGTCGGTGCCGCCCTGGCGCACTGGCGGTACGGCGCGGTGAACGTCGCGGGAGCCCCGATCTCGCCCCAGCACCGGGTGTCCTACACCCACGAGGCGCCCGCGGTCTTCTTCGGCCACACCCCGCTGCAGATCGCCGCGTCGCTCATCGTGCCCGCGGGGATCGCGGCCCTGGTCTACGCGATCTGCGCGCTGTCCACCAAGCGCGACGACCTCGGCGCGTGGCCGCCGATCACCTATCCAGAGCCGACAGCGGTCGCCGGTCCAGCCGTCGACCCGTCATCACCCGCGCACTGATCAGACCGAGCCGCAGCATGCCCCGGTAGGTCGACGGGTTCAGCATCGTCGGCCACTTGGTCCGCGACCGCTTGCTCGACGGCGGCTTGCCCGCGAAACGGTCGCGCAGCCAGCGCAGCGTCATCGGCGCCGACAGCGGGTGCAGCAGCAGATGCTCGCTTAGGAGGTCGCGGTGATAGGTGACGTCCGTGCCGCCCGCCGAATAGGTCTCCGCGAGCGCGTCGATGTCGGCGACGGAGATGAGCTCGTCGTACACGGCCTGCACGATCAGCACGGGAATGCTCGGAGCCGCGGTGCCGAGCTTGATGCTGTCGAACACGTGCTGCACCTCGGGGGTGCGCAGGATGTTCTCCAGCGGCTCGTCGACCATCGTGCCCATGTCCTTGCGGATTAGCTTGAGCACGGCGTGCGCGGTCGTCAGATCCTGGATCTCGGCCAGCATCGCCTTGCCCTCCGGCGTGACGTGCTGGCTGATGACGCGGTCCAGATCGGGGTAGACGTGCGACAGCGCGGCGACCACCAGGGCGGGCAACCCGGAGAAGAACGAGCCGTTGAGCCGGCGGAAGGTGTGGCCGAGATCGCCGACCGGCGACCCGAGGACCGCGCCGACGAGATGGAGTTCCGGCGCGTAGTCGGCGTACACCTCGGTGGCCCACGCACTGGCGAGGCCGCCGCCGGAATAGCCCCACAGCCCGATCGGGGCGTCCGTCGACAGGTTCAGCGGTTCGTAGTTGAGCGCGGCGCGCAGGCCGTCGAGGACGTGGTAGCCGGGCTCGTACGGCGCACCCCAGATCCCTTGCGGCCCTTCGTGATCGGGCACGGAGACGGCCCAGCCCTCGGCGAGCGCGGCGGAGATCAGCAGGAACTCGAACTGGGCCAGCGCACCGATGGCCTTCGCGCCCCGGCGCAACGCGTAGGACGGGAAGCAACGACTGGCGACCGCGTCGATCGCACACTGATACGACAGGATCGGACCCCGGCTGCCGCCGGCCCGGTCCGGGGGCACGATGACGGTCGTGACGGCGCCCATCGGCTGCCCGTTGAGATCGGTCGAGCGGTACAGCAGCTGGGTTGCCGTCAGCTTCTGGGGGACGCGGCCGAGGAAGGCGAGCTCCACGTCGCGCGAGCGCAACACCGTGCCGGGGCGCGCGTGCTCGAACCCGGGCGGCGGGACGTGGAAGGGATCGTGGCGGGGCAGCACCGGCCGCGACGTGCGGTCCAGCTCCTCGTGGGGAGCCCGACCGATCCATTCGGCACCGGTCGAGACGGCGGCGTTGCCAGAGTCCATCGAACCATTGTGTCCACAGGCCGGGCTCGAATCCCAATCGGGGGCCTCGGTCAGGTCGGCGGCCGCAGGGCGGCGAACTCGTCGGTGACGCGGTAGCGGGCCTCGGTGAAGCGGAACAGCGCGGCCGGCCGACCGCCGCTGCGGCCCGACTTCGCGGTGGTTCCGGTGGGCGTGATCACGCCGCGGCGGGCCAGCACGCGTTGCAGGTTGGTGGCGTCGACCTGGTAGCCGAGCGCCGCGTCGTAGACGTCCTTGAGCGTCGAGACCGCGAATTCCCTTGGTGCGAGCGCGAATCCGATGTTGGTGTAGGACAGCTTGGCGATCAGCCTGGCGTGGGCGTTGGTGATCATGGGGCCGTGGTCGAAGGCCATCGGCGGCAGCTCGGCGACCGGATGCCAGCGGGTGTCGGGGGGTAGCTCGGGGGTGGCGGGGGAGGGCACCAGCCCCAGGAAGGTCGAGGCGATCGTGCGCGGGCCGGGCACGCGGTGGGGATCGCTGAAGACGGCCAGTTGCTCGAGATGCAGGAGTTCGCGCAGGTCCACCTTCTCGGCGAGCTGGCGGCGCACCGAGGTCGTCAGGTCCTCGTCGTGCCGGAGCCGGCCGCCGGGCAGTGACCACGCACCGCGCTGAGGGTCCATGGCCCGTTCCCAGAGCAGCACGCTGAGCTGCGGGTTTCGGGAGGAGAGCTGGCGAACCTGAAACACGACGGCGAGGACTTCGTGCGCAGTGCTAGTATCAGGCATGTTTTCGATCATAAGTCGAAAACCCCGTCGGGATCAAAGGAGACGACCATGACGGTAGTGGACCTCACCACGACGAGCGGCGATCTGGCCGCGCGGATCACCAACGGCCCCGCCGGCTACGCCGGGATCGACGGTGACCAGGACTGGGCGGCAGAGGTGCGCCGGCTCGCCGAGCTGCGCAACGCGACGTTGCTCGCGCACAACTACCAGCTGCCCGCCATCCAGGACGTGGCCGATCACGTCGGTGACTCGCTGGCACTGTCCCGGATCGCCGCCGAGGCATCCGAGGACACCATCGTGTTCTGCGGGGTCCACTTCATGGCCGAGACCGCGAAGATCCTCAGCCCCGAGAAGACCGTGCTGATCCCCGACCAGCGGGCCGGCTGTTCGCTGGCCGACTCGATCACCGCCGACGAGCTGCGCGCCTGGAAGGCCGAGCACCCCGACGCCGTCGTCGTGTCCTACGTCAACACGACCGCCGCGGTGAAGGCGCTCACCGACGTCTGCTGCACGTCGTCCAACGCCGTCGAGGTCGTGGCCTCCATCCCCGAGGACCGCGAGGTGCTGTTCTGCCCCGACCAGTTCCTGGGTGCCCACGTCCGCCGCGTGACGGGCCGCACGAACCTGCACGTCTGGGCCGGGGAGTGCCACGTGCACGCCGGCATCAACGGCGACGAGCTGGCCGCGCAGGCCACCGCGCACCCCGACGCCGAGCTGTTCGTCCACCCCGAATGCGGCTGCGCCACCTCGGCGCTGTATCTGGCCGGCGAGGGCGCGTTCCCCGACGACCGGGTGAAGATCCTGTCCACCGGCGGCATGCTCGACGCGGCACGCGAGACCAGGGCGCGCCAGGTACTCGTCGCCACCGAGATCGGCATGCTGCATCAGCTTCGCCGGGCGGCACCCGAGGTCGACTTCCGCGCGGTCAACGACCGGGCATCCTGCCGCTACATGAAGATGATCTCCCCCGCGGCGCTCCTGCGCTGCCTCGTCGAGGGCGCCGACGAGGTGCACGTCGACGCCGACGTCGCGGCCGCCGCCCGTCGCAGCGTGCAGCGCATGATCGAGATCGGCCAGCCTGGCGGCGGGGAATGACGCCCTCCTGCGGCGGGGTCGGCCACTGGCAGCAACGGGCCGACGTCGTCGTCGTCGGGACCGGTGTCGCCGGCCTGGCCGCGGCACTCGCCGCCCACCGCCGCGGTCGCCGCGTCGTGGTGCTGAGCAAGGCCGTCCAGAGGGAGGGGGCGACGGCCACGTTCTATGCCCAGGGCGGCATCGCGGTGGTCCTGCCGCGCACCGACGACTCCATCGCGGCGCACGTCGCCGACACCCTCGCCGCGGGCGGTGGCCTGTGCGACGCCGACGCAGTGACGTCGATCGTCGCCGACGGCTACGCCGCGATCACCGGGCTGGTCGACGACGGCGCACGGTTCGACGAGGCCGCACCCGGACGGTGGTCCCTGACCCGCGAGGGCGGCCACTCCCGGCGGCGCATCATCCACGCCGGCGGCGACGCGACCGGCGCCGAGGTGCAGCGTGCGCTCGACCACGCCGCCGCGCATCTCGACGTCCGGCGCGATCACGTTGCGCTGCAAGTACTTCGGGACGACACGGCCGTCACCGGCGTGCTGGTGCGCAACGAGGACGGGCTCGGCGTCATCCATGCACCCTCGGTGATCCTGGCCACCGGGGGCCTCGGTCACCTGTTCTCGGCGACGACGAACCCCGAGGGCTCCACGGGTGACGGCGTCGCGCTGGCGCTGTGGGCCGGGCTACCCGTGGCCGACCTCGAGTTCGTCCAGTTCCACCCGACCATGCTGTTCGACGGCAGGGCAGGCGGGCGGCGCCCACTGATCACCGAGGCCCTGCGCGGCGAGGGCGCGATCCTCGTCGACGCCCGCGGCGAGTCGGTGACGGCGGGCGTGCACCCGATGGGTGACCTGGCGCCGCGCGACGTGGTGGCCGCAGCCATCGACCGGCGCCTCGCCACGACGGGGGACGCCTGCGTCTACCTCGACGCGCGAGGCGTCGAGGACTTCGCCCGACGGTTCCCCACCGTCGCCGCGGCCTGTCTGGCGGCCGGCATCGACGCCACCCGCACCCCGATCCCGGTGGTGCCCGGCGCCCACTACAGCTGCGGCGGCGTCGTCACCGACGTGGACGGGCGTACCGAACTGCCGGGGCTGTTCGCCGCCGGGGAGGTGGCCCGCACCGGAATGCACGGCGCGAACCGGTTGGCGTCCAACAGCCTGCTCGAGGGTCTGGTCGTCGGCCGCCGCGCCGGGCTGGCCGCCGTCGCGCACGCCGCGGACGCCCCCGCGCCCCGCGCGGTCGTCGACCCCGTCCGCCGAAGGACGCTCGACCGGTCCGAATTGCAGCGCGCCATGACACGGCACGCCTCGGTGGTGCGCGACGCCGCCGGTCTGGCGCAGGTGCGCGATCTGCTCGACACCGCCCGTCCCCGCGACCTCACCGGGCGGGCAGCCGTCGAGGACGCCGCCCTGACTGCCGCGGCGACGGCCGTCGTAGCGGCGGCACTGGACCGACCCGAGTCCAGGGGCAGCCATCATCGCGCCGATCACCCACACCCCGATCCGTCCCGCGCGATGAGCACCGTCGTGCGACTGGACGCCGCGGGCGTCGCGACGATCACCGCTCCCGCGCAGGCGTGCTGCTGATGGAACTCACCGTCGACGAACGCGACGACGCGCGGGCCGTGGTCCGCCGGGGTCTCGACGAGGATCTGCGCTACGGGCCCGACGTCACGTCGGTGGCGACGGTGCCCGCCGACGCCACCACGACGGCCTCGATAGTGACCCGCCAGCCGGGCGTCGCCGCGGGCGTCGACGTCGCGCTGCTGGTGCTCGACGAGGTCATCGGCCCGGACTCCTACCGCGTCGTGTCTCGGGTCAAGGACGGCACCCGCATCGAGCCCGGGGAGTCGCTGCTGGTGCTCGAGGCGCCCACGCGGGGCTTGCTGACCGCCGAACGCACCATGCTGAACCTGGTGTGCCACCTGTCGGGCATCGCGAGCACGACCGCGGCCTGGGTCGAGGCGGTGCAGGGCAGCGACGCCAAGATCCGCGACACCCGCAAGACCCTTCCCGGGCTACGGATGCTGCAGAAGTACGCGGTGCGCGTCGGGGGTGGGGTGAACCACCGCATGGGGCTCGGCGATGCCGCGCTCATCAAGGACAACCACGTGGCGGCGGCCGGGTCGGTGGTCGCGGCGCTGCGGGCGGTGCGGGAGACCGCACCCGACGTACCGGTCGAAGTCGAGGTGGATTCCCTCGAGCAACTCGACGAGATCCTCGGCGAGGACCTGGGTGTCGCGCCGTTGATCCTGCTCGACAACTTCCCCGTCTGGATGACGCAGATGGCGGTGCAGCGCCGAGCCGCCCGGGCCGGGCACGTCGCGCTGGAGTCCTCGGGCAACCTGTCGCTGGAGAATGCCGCCGCCTACGCAGGCACCGGCGTCGACTATCTGGCCGTCGGCGCGCTCACCCATTCGGTGCGGGTGCTCGACGTCGGCCTCGACGTGTGAAACCGACTGCGGGACAACCCCTTTGGAGACGTAGGCCGGGGGTGCCGACCCGTTCCGGGTGCGGGCTCCTACGGGCGTCATAGCTCGCCAAGTGAAGTCAACCTCGCGTCGAGACTTCACTTAAGCATCTAAGTGAAGTCAACCGCGTGCCCAGACTTCACTTGAGCGTCTAGGTGAAGTCTTGGATTCAGGCGGTCGCTGCAACGAATGTGGACGGGTCTGAGAGTAACCGGTCGAGTTCTTCGGCGGGGGTGCGGAAGCCGAGGCGTTTGCGGGGTCGGGCGTTGAGTTCGGCGGCGACTTCGTCGAGCCAGCCGGGTCCGTAGAACGACAGGTCGGTGCCTTTGGGGAAGTATTGGCGGAGTAGGCCGTTGGTGTTTTCGTTGGTGCCGCGCTGCCAGGGGCTGTGCGGGTCGCAGAAGTAGATCGGCAGTCCGGTGGCCTCGGTGATCGTGGTGTGCAACGCCATCTCACTGCCCTGATCCCAGGCCAGTGAGCGGCGCAGCACCTCGGGGATCTCGGGGATCCTCGTCGTCATCGCCTCGGCCAGGGTGGCCGCGGTGCGGTCGCCGCGCAGGTGCAGCAGCATGACGAACCCGGTGGTGCGCTCCACCATGGTGCCGATCGCGGAGTTCGTCGCGGTGGCACCCAGGATGAGATCGCCCTCCCAATGGCCCGGGATCGCGCGGTCGTCGGCTTCGGCGGGTCGTTCGCTGACGTTGACCATGCCCTTGAGCTTGCCTACACCGGAGGTGTTGCGGCCCTGCGCCTTTCGGCGAGTGCGCCCGGTTCGCAACGCGTCCTTGACCAACCTGGCCAACTCCCCGCGTGGCTGCACGTACAGCGCCTGATAGATCGTCTCGTGTGACACCCACATCTCCGGATCCTCGGGGAAGTCCACCCGCAGCCGGCCCGCGATCTGCTCGGGACTGTGCCGCGACCTCAACCCTTTCAGAACCTCGGCCAACACGACAGGATCGCCTTCGAGCTTGCGCACCTTCGGACGGCGACGATTGACCTCGGCGACGTCCTGGCCGACGCGGGCGCGATACCCCGACGAGGTCAGTCCCTTGGCGATCTCGCGGCGGACCGTGCTGTGGTGACGGGCGAGCAGTTCAGCAGCGCGGACTGCGGTGCAACCGGTCTCCAGCAGGTCTTCCAGGCGGCAACGCTCCAGAAACGACAGCGGCGCACGCTGCCGTGGCGAGCGATCGACGGCGCCGAGGGCACGAGCTGGAGCAGCGGTTCTGGGCACGTAACCAGCCTGTTTGACCCAGGCCGCACCGGCGATCTCCGACACGCCCGCGGCCACCGCGGCCTGCGTGACGTCGGCCCCGCCGCGCATCGCCGCCCAGAACACCTCCCGCACCGCTGCCGGGTACCGAATCCCCCGATGCCTCGTATCGGCTGCGACCCCCGCCTCTGCGGCCCATTTCGAACCGGTTTGATGCGACACCCCGGCCACCGTCGCAGCCGCCGACTGCGACAGCCCCAACCTCAGCGCCCTCAAGAACTCCCCACGAGCCGACTCCGGCGCTTTGCTACCCCGAGCACGAAAAGCCATCGAACAACACCTCTCAACAAATCAGGTGTTGCAGCGATCACTTGAGCCCGCCAGTCGCCGTCATCTAGTGGCGTCAATTCACATTCGCCGAACGGGCCGCCCGGCGCGGCTGATACCTCCTGTCGGTCGATCAGCCGTCGGAACCCTTGTCGCCCTTGGGGTTTCCCGCACCACCGGCGCCGCCCTTGCCGCCGGTGGACGTGCCGCCCGACGACGTCGCGCTGCCACCCGACCCGCCCGTGCCACCCTTGCCGGTCGCGGCGGCACCACCCGTACCGCCCGCGCCGCCGGTCGCCGAGCCCGTGGCCGAGGTGGCCTTGCCGCCGTTGCCGCCCGCGCCGGGGGTGCCCGCCGCGACCCCGGTGCCACCGGTTCCGCCGGTGCCGCCGTGGGCGGTGGCTCCCTGAGTCCCCGTCGCGTCGCCACCGGTGCCGCCGTGGCCCGCGGCGCCGGTGGCACCCGAGTCGCCTCCGGTACCGCCGGCACCGCCGGTCGCCGCCTGGTCGGGGGTGTTGGCGAGACCGCCCGTGCCGCCGTCGCCGCCGTTGCCGGCCACCGATCCGCCGCGGCCGCCCGCGCCACCGTTCCCGCCGGTGGCACTGCCGGTCAGGGTGGCGGCCACGCCGCCGTCGCCACCGCGTCCGCCGTTGCCCGCGACGACGCCGCCGCTACCACCGTTGCCGCCGTTGCCACCGGTGACGGGACCGACCCCGGTGATGTCGAGCGATCCCGCTCCGCCGTTGCCGCCATTGCCGAAGAGGCCGGCGTTGCCACCGTTGCCACCGTTGCCGCCGCGGGCTCCGGCGGCGCCGTTGCCACCGTTGCCGAACAGGATCCCGCCGTTGCCGCCGTCCTGGCCGGGCAGCAACCCGTCGCCGCCGTTGCCGATCAGCAGGCCGGCGTTGTGGCCAGGCGCGCCGTTGCTGATGAACACGCTGATGAACTGGCCGATCATCGGGCCGGGCGTGCCCGGGGGCAGGGCCGCCAGACCGCTGGAGGCATTCCCACCCGTCGTGACGCTCGGGGTCACGAGGAGCAGCGCCGGGCTGAACTTGTTGCCGCTCGACGTGGCAGCGGCCAAGGCCGTGACGGAGCTGGTGCCGGTCGGCGTAACCCCCGTCGGCGTGCTCCCGGTCGGCGTCCCCTGCAGCGCGGGGGCGGTGCCGGTCGTGGAGGTGTCCGTGCCGGTGGGCCCCGACGTCGTGGGGATGTTCGGCAGCACGATGGCGGCCAGCGCCGGGGAGAAGTACCGGGGCGCGGGGGCCTGCTGCTGACCGGCGGACGGGATGTTCGCCCGCTCGTCGGACGGTGCGGCGCCCACCGCGCCGGCCAGCACGGCGGCCGCGCAGGCAGTCGTCAACAAGGTCTTGTGCTGCTTGGTGGTCATTCCCGGAGATCTCCCGACGCGTTCGACTGGACTTGGCCAACCGCTAGTACCACAGCGGAAAGACCAGTAAACACGCGTTTACCTCCGAACGGGGAAGTTTGCCAAAACTTCCGTTCGGCGTACGTTAGGACACGTCGGCGACGAACGTGCCCTGCCGTTTGGCGAGCATGCGGGGGATCCGGGGGAGCGTTTCATCGACCGTTCCCGCCGGCAGGACCCGCGGATTGACCAGGTGCAGATCCTCATGGCCGACGTGAATGTCCGCCTCACCCGCGGCGAGGACGTTCTTCACCCAGTTCGTCTTGCCGTGCAGCAGTCCGATCGCCAGCAGGTCGCCTTTGCGGTAGGCCGTCACGATGGTCTCGTACTGCGTGCCGGAGGTACGGCCGCGGTGGCGGATCACCGCGAAGCCGGGCATGCGCTTGGACAGCGGACGCAGCAGCGGGTTGACGTACTTGATCTGAAACCGTTCGAGCCATACCGGAATCAGCATGGGCACCCCCGGGGCGTGATTGGGGTGTTCATTCCTCGGTGTTGACGGTGACATGGCGGCTCCCGGATTCTGATTTGTGCTGCTCTGGGACAATAGACGGCGTGAGTGACGCGACCGTGCCGATGGCCCGCATCGACCTGCGGGGCGAGCATCTCTCCGCGGCCCGGCTTCGCGCCGTGCTGCCGCGCGGCGGAGTCGACGTGGACGCCGTGGTGCCCACCGTGCGTCCCATCGTCGACGCCGTGATCGAGCGGGGCGCCGAGGCGGCCCTGGAGTACGGCCAGACCTTCGACGGCGTGCGACCGGCAACGGTCAGGGTGCCGCAGGCCCGCCTCGACGACGCGCTCGCCGAACTCCACCGCGACGTGCGCGATGCCCTCGAGGTGTCGATCGAGCGGGCGCGGGCCGTCCACGCCGACCAGCAGCGCACCTCCACCACCACGACGCTGGCCCCCGGTGCGACGGTGACCGAGCGGTGGGTGCCGGTCGAGCGGGTGGGCCTCTACGTCCCCGGTGGCAACGCCGTCTACCCGTCGAGCGTCGTCATGAACGTGGTGCCCGCGCAGATTGCCGGCGTCGACGGTCTGGTGGTCGCCAGCCCGCCGCAGGCGGACTTCGGCGGATGGCCGCACCCGACGATCCTGGCCGCCGCCCGCC
This region includes:
- a CDS encoding DUF2567 domain-containing protein, coding for MSLPHAPSAPAADIEAPRLSLRQAAIRVVVGLALLGALLGVVWAWLAPPIQVVVALTKSGERVQGYLGDDSDFVFLGAFLMTGLLFVLAVSAAVATWQWRAHRGPVMVGALSLGALAAAGAAAGVGAALAHWRYGAVNVAGAPISPQHRVSYTHEAPAVFFGHTPLQIAASLIVPAGIAALVYAICALSTKRDDLGAWPPITYPEPTAVAGPAVDPSSPAH
- a CDS encoding L-aspartate oxidase translates to MTPSCGGVGHWQQRADVVVVGTGVAGLAAALAAHRRGRRVVVLSKAVQREGATATFYAQGGIAVVLPRTDDSIAAHVADTLAAGGGLCDADAVTSIVADGYAAITGLVDDGARFDEAAPGRWSLTREGGHSRRRIIHAGGDATGAEVQRALDHAAAHLDVRRDHVALQVLRDDTAVTGVLVRNEDGLGVIHAPSVILATGGLGHLFSATTNPEGSTGDGVALALWAGLPVADLEFVQFHPTMLFDGRAGGRRPLITEALRGEGAILVDARGESVTAGVHPMGDLAPRDVVAAAIDRRLATTGDACVYLDARGVEDFARRFPTVAAACLAAGIDATRTPIPVVPGAHYSCGGVVTDVDGRTELPGLFAAGEVARTGMHGANRLASNSLLEGLVVGRRAGLAAVAHAADAPAPRAVVDPVRRRTLDRSELQRAMTRHASVVRDAAGLAQVRDLLDTARPRDLTGRAAVEDAALTAAATAVVAAALDRPESRGSHHRADHPHPDPSRAMSTVVRLDAAGVATITAPAQACC
- a CDS encoding IS30 family transposase; this translates as MRGGADVTQAAVAAGVSEIAGAAWVKQAGYVPRTAAPARALGAVDRSPRQRAPLSFLERCRLEDLLETGCTAVRAAELLARHHSTVRREIAKGLTSSGYRARVGQDVAEVNRRRPKVRKLEGDPVVLAEVLKGLRSRHSPEQIAGRLRVDFPEDPEMWVSHETIYQALYVQPRGELARLVKDALRTGRTRRKAQGRNTSGVGKLKGMVNVSERPAEADDRAIPGHWEGDLILGATATNSAIGTMVERTTGFVMLLHLRGDRTAATLAEAMTTRIPEIPEVLRRSLAWDQGSEMALHTTITEATGLPIYFCDPHSPWQRGTNENTNGLLRQYFPKGTDLSFYGPGWLDEVAAELNARPRKRLGFRTPAEELDRLLSDPSTFVAATA
- the nadC gene encoding carboxylating nicotinate-nucleotide diphosphorylase; protein product: MELTVDERDDARAVVRRGLDEDLRYGPDVTSVATVPADATTTASIVTRQPGVAAGVDVALLVLDEVIGPDSYRVVSRVKDGTRIEPGESLLVLEAPTRGLLTAERTMLNLVCHLSGIASTTAAWVEAVQGSDAKIRDTRKTLPGLRMLQKYAVRVGGGVNHRMGLGDAALIKDNHVAAAGSVVAALRAVRETAPDVPVEVEVDSLEQLDEILGEDLGVAPLILLDNFPVWMTQMAVQRRAARAGHVALESSGNLSLENAAAYAGTGVDYLAVGALTHSVRVLDVGLDV
- a CDS encoding nitroreductase family deazaflavin-dependent oxidoreductase, which codes for MLIPVWLERFQIKYVNPLLRPLSKRMPGFAVIRHRGRTSGTQYETIVTAYRKGDLLAIGLLHGKTNWVKNVLAAGEADIHVGHEDLHLVNPRVLPAGTVDETLPRIPRMLAKRQGTFVADVS
- a CDS encoding lipase family protein, whose translation is MDSGNAAVSTGAEWIGRAPHEELDRTSRPVLPRHDPFHVPPPGFEHARPGTVLRSRDVELAFLGRVPQKLTATQLLYRSTDLNGQPMGAVTTVIVPPDRAGGSRGPILSYQCAIDAVASRCFPSYALRRGAKAIGALAQFEFLLISAALAEGWAVSVPDHEGPQGIWGAPYEPGYHVLDGLRAALNYEPLNLSTDAPIGLWGYSGGGLASAWATEVYADYAPELHLVGAVLGSPVGDLGHTFRRLNGSFFSGLPALVVAALSHVYPDLDRVISQHVTPEGKAMLAEIQDLTTAHAVLKLIRKDMGTMVDEPLENILRTPEVQHVFDSIKLGTAAPSIPVLIVQAVYDELISVADIDALAETYSAGGTDVTYHRDLLSEHLLLHPLSAPMTLRWLRDRFAGKPPSSKRSRTKWPTMLNPSTYRGMLRLGLISARVMTGRRLDRRPLSALDR
- the nadA gene encoding quinolinate synthase NadA, with the translated sequence MTVVDLTTTSGDLAARITNGPAGYAGIDGDQDWAAEVRRLAELRNATLLAHNYQLPAIQDVADHVGDSLALSRIAAEASEDTIVFCGVHFMAETAKILSPEKTVLIPDQRAGCSLADSITADELRAWKAEHPDAVVVSYVNTTAAVKALTDVCCTSSNAVEVVASIPEDREVLFCPDQFLGAHVRRVTGRTNLHVWAGECHVHAGINGDELAAQATAHPDAELFVHPECGCATSALYLAGEGAFPDDRVKILSTGGMLDAARETRARQVLVATEIGMLHQLRRAAPEVDFRAVNDRASCRYMKMISPAALLRCLVEGADEVHVDADVAAAARRSVQRMIEIGQPGGGE
- a CDS encoding NUDIX hydrolase, producing MPDTSTAHEVLAVVFQVRQLSSRNPQLSVLLWERAMDPQRGAWSLPGGRLRHDEDLTTSVRRQLAEKVDLRELLHLEQLAVFSDPHRVPGPRTIASTFLGLVPSPATPELPPDTRWHPVAELPPMAFDHGPMITNAHARLIAKLSYTNIGFALAPREFAVSTLKDVYDAALGYQVDATNLQRVLARRGVITPTGTTAKSGRSGGRPAALFRFTEARYRVTDEFAALRPPT